The following are from one region of the Lytechinus variegatus isolate NC3 chromosome 4, Lvar_3.0, whole genome shotgun sequence genome:
- the LOC121413568 gene encoding uncharacterized protein LOC121413568, translating to MPKVKAKKITTAGARKGDDTPKRRPGRPRGPRATSTPASVDLGLGGGNNGPGRSGELNPSQSQVVDVDEKSGRPRSKVSDKMAELDLDLVGREGQAPVGRSIAWHEIVAQESDTGSSGQAQPAVSVPARSAGVAEDLGLDLVEVGVERSEPQAPRLSAVLGAPEPFISACDPLGVEVAISLKEKIWASEYIDLGVLLKHNNARDEFGALSVGDTTLSLCQSGSGLGLQLQPQSKAKKIMSVEQWTSVFLVFASIYAEKHIERSRELMKYMDLIRHAARAFAGYGWRDYDTQFRSKQARLPGRSWASVDAELWLMLVASNG from the coding sequence ATGCCAAAGGTTAAGGCCAAGAAAATAACGACCGCAGGTGCGAGGAAGGGAGATGACACACCGAAGAGGAGGCCGGGTCGGCCGAGAGGTCCACGGGCGACGTCAACCCCCGCAAGTGTGGATCTGGGGCTGGGAGGCGGCAACAACGGGCCAGGAAGGAGCGGTGAGTTAAATCCCTCTCAGTCTCAAGTtgtcgatgttgatgaaaaaagtggtaggcctaggtctaaagttagtgataaaatggcagagctagatctagatctagtgggGCGGGAAGGCCAGGCGCCCGTGGGCAGATCTATTGCTTGGCATGAGATAGTAGCTCAGGAGTCGGATACCGGTAGCTCGGGGCAGGCTCAGCCAGCAGTTTCAGTGCCGGCGCGGTCGGCAGGGGTAGccgaagatctaggcctagatctagtggaggtcggtgttgagagatctgagccccaggcgcctaggctttctgccgtgttgggggcaccggaaccatttattagcgcatgcgacccactaggtgtggaagtggctatctcactgaaggaaaaaatttgggcaagtgaatatatagatttgggagtgctccttaagcataataatgcacgtgatgagtttggggccttgagtgtaggtgacaccactttgagtttgtgtcaatcgggatctggtcttggtttgcaacttcaacctcaatcaaaggctaagaaaatcatgtcggtagagcagtggacttcggtgtttctagtatttgcctcaatttacgctgagaagcacattgaaaggagcagggagctcatgaaatatatggatttgataaggcatgcagcccgtgcgtttgcaggttatggctggcgtgactatgacactcagtttaggagcaagcaggcgcgtttacccgggcgatcctgggcgagcgtcgacgccgagttgtggttgatgctggtggcctctaatggt